The following nucleotide sequence is from Cellvibrio sp. PSBB006.
TTCACGAACTACAGGTGATTCCATGGTTGATTTTTATACGTCGGCGCTCGTGAGCCGCTGACGCAGGTTAGGCCTGTTTGCAGCCTGTTCCCCTATTCTTGTCATTATGTAACCCACCTTCACAGGCGGTCTCGCTGCTATGCTGCAGCTAGTACACCAGTCTACCTTGTGACGCGAAAAATACCAACCGCCCGATAGTGCCCGGATGGGCCGGTTCATTTATGTAAGCGCGATTGTTTATAAAAATTTAGCAGTGGTTTACTAAACTCATAAGACATATAACCGAGAGATAAAAATGAAGCTATTAACGTACATTCTGGCCGGGCTGTTTTTGCTTGGCTGTCAGGCGGATGCCCCGTCCGGAGTGACGCCAACAACCGACGTGCAATTCAGGGTGGTGAGTCTGGTCAACCAGCATGCAACACCGGAAACACGTTCGTTGTTTGCATTTATGCGTGAGCAAGCCAAGGGCTCCATCATGTTTGGCCATCAACATGAGACTACCCAAGGGCTGACTATCCACTCCACCGATGGCAGTCAGTCGGACACCTTTAACGTCGTAGGTGATTTTGCTGCCGTGTATGGATGGGATACCTTGTCCATCATCACGCCCAGGCAGGAAGGCGATATTGTTGAGCAGGTGAAAAAAGCCTACGCCCGCGGCGGTATTATCACCGTCAGCACCCACCCGGATAACCCCTTGACCGACCAGCAGAAGAAACCGGATAACTGGCCGGTAGGTACATCCTGGGACAAAACTCCAGCGGTGGTTGCTGCGTTGCCTGGTGGCGAGGCGCATGCTACCTATGTTGGCTACCTGGATCAGGTTGCTGATTGGGCGAATAACCTGCGTGATGAAAAAGGTACCCTGATACCGGTGGTATTCCGCATCCTTCATGAAAATACCGGCAGCTGGTTTTGGTGGGGCGCGGAACAATCCACACCGGAAGAATACAAGGCGCTGTATCGGTTTACCGTAGAGTATCTGCGCGATACCAGGGGGGTAAATAATTTCCTGTTCGCCTACTCACCGAATAATTTCCGGGAGGTCACCGAAGCCAATTATCTGGAACGCTATCCCGGCGATGCCTGGGTCGATGTACTGGGTTTCGATACCTATGGCCCGGCAGACGACAACGCAGACTGGTTTGCCAACGTTGTTGCTAATGCAGCACTGGTAGTGCGTATGGCAGAGGCGCGGGGCAAGGTAGCGGCAATCTCCGAGATAGGCATTCGGGCACCGGACATTGAGGCGGGTAAATTCGATAACCAGTGGTATCGCAAGCTTATCGGTGGGCTAAAGGCTGACCCGGAAGCACGTCGGATTTCCTTTTTGCTGGTGTGGCGCAATGCGCCGGAAGGAGTGCCCGGCCCGGATGGTCAGCCGGTGCCGCATTACTGGGTACCGACCAATCGACCGGAGAATATCAACAACGGCACCCTGGCGGATTTCCGGGCTTTTTATGCCGATGACTTCACCGCCTTCAATCGCGATATATCCGGTGCTTACGACATCCCCACTATTGCGCAGTGATACGGAGCCATTCCCGTTAAAAGTAAAATTCTGTTAACTTGTATGACAATATGACCTGGTCAGGTAAGATCTGGTCTTCATAACTATAACAGCTGAGGAGGCTACGCCATGAAACGCTTGAAAATTCACCTGCGAACCCTGTTTATCACCACCAGTTTACTTGCCAGCAGTGTGTTTGCTGCATCGGTTGATCTGACTGTTAAGGCGGATCAACCCGGGCCGGTTATCAACAAAAACATTTATGGCCAGTTTGCTGAGCATCTGGGGCACGGTATCTATGAAGGTATCTGGGTCGGTGAAAAATCCAGAATCCCTAATACAAACGGCTTTCGGAAAGATGTGGTTGCCGCACTCAAGGATCTCCAGGTTCCTTTGATCCGTTGGCCCGGTGGCTGTTTTGCCGATGAATATCACTGGCGCGACGGCATTGGCCCGCGCAATAAACGCCCAGTGAAGGTCAACACCAACTGGGGCGGTGTAGAAGAAACCAATGCCTTCGGCACCCACGAATTTTTTGAATTGGCCGAGATGCTGGACGCGGAGGTTTACGTAAACGGCAACCTCGGCACCGGCACGCCGCAGGAAATGGCGGAGTGGCTGGAGTACATGACATCAGATACCAAATCTACCCTCGCCGAACTGCGCCGCAAGAACGGGCGGGATAAACCCTGGCGCGTTCATTACTTTGCCATCGGTAACGAGGCCTGGGGCTGCGGCGGCAATATGCGGCCTGAGTACTACACCGACCTCTACAAGCACTACGCCAGCTTCCTGAAAGCGCCCAAGGACAATACGCCCAAGTTTATTGCCAGTGGTGGCCATTCAGAAGACACCAAATGGGCAGAGCATCTGACAGGCAATGTTGAACCTAACTGGAGCCTGAAGATGGATGCGGTGAGCTTCCATTACTACACCCTGCCCAAGGGCGATTGGGAAGTTAAAGGGGCTGCGATTGATTTCCCCGAAGCTGACTGGATTTCCACGTTCGCCCAGACCTTGCGGATGGACGAATTCATTCGCAACAACAAAGCGGTGATGGACAAGAATGATCCGGAAAAACGCGTTGGTTTTTACGTGGATGAGTGGGGCACATGGTATGACCCGCAGCCTGGTACCAACCCCGGTTTCCTGCGTCAGCAAAACACCTTGCGCGATGCACTGGTGGCCGCAGTGAACTTCAATATTTTCCACGCCCATGCAGACCGCGTGCACATGACCAACATTGCGCAAATGGTTAACGTGCTACAGGCCATGATTCTGACCGACAAGGAAAAAATGGTACTGACGCCGACTTACCATGCCTTCCACATGTTTATTCCATTCCAGGACGCCACCTCCATCCCGGTCGATTTCAAATCACCCACTTATACGCTCGGTGATAAATCCGTACCGGCGATCAGTGCGTCGGCTGCACGGGGTAAGGATGGCAAAGTGTATCTGGCGCTGGTGAATATTGATCCGCGCTCGGCTACAGACGTCAGTGTTGCACTGAAAGGTGTTAATCCCTCTTCCGCAAATGGTCGACTGCTGACCGCTGATGCAATGGATGCGCACAACACCTTTGCCAAGCCCGAAGCCATCAAACCAGTGGCTTATCGCGCAGAGGTCAAAAACGGTAAGGTGGAGGTTAATCTGCCTCCAAAGTCTGTTGTGGTCCTTGCGCTCGATTGAGTTTGCACTACCAGTGGCCGCATTAGCGGCCACTGGTAATCCCTTGTATTCAATTCTGAATTATCTAACGTCGTCATTTTCCCTTTGCTTTTTGCATATCACGTAAGAAAATATTGTAAGAAAAAACTTTTTCATTCCTGAATAAATATCATGGCTTGCCTGTTTTGTTGAAGTAATGTCCTGTTATGTCAATGGCGCGTGTTTTAGTGGAAGCTAAGGTGTCCATGCGTATAGCGTCGTTTTCCCTGCCTATATCTGTGTTTCAACAATCATTTCCGTTGTGCCATGGCGCATTAAGCTCAGTCCAGCCGTAATGGTTTTATTTTCATCTACACTTGGATCGAATGCTTCGTTATCAAGACATCGATAAAAACCAAAGCGGGACACGATAGGCAAATCTCAGGGTTAGGGACAGTAGAGTTGATGTACACACAAGCCAGTGCTTTGAAGGCCGCGTTCGCCATGCGAATGATCGCTTTCATTCTGTTAGCTATTGCGATTATGGTGTTGATTGCCTGGCATGATGTGCAGCGCGTAACAGGAATCTATTTGTCGCTGCGCACCATGGCATACAGCACAGCGCTGTGTTTCCTGTTGAGCGGCGTAGCGCTTTTAGCCCTGAGCTGGCGGCGCTTATTTACCCTGCGCACTGCTGCACTGTTTATCGTGGCCATCGCGGTTATCAGACTGGCAGAAATTTATTGGTTCTCCGGTTTGGCGGTGAACCGGAAGATGATGCTCCTGGTAACCGATATCCCACCAGCGCCCGTTCCCATGGCTGCGACCACGGCATTCAGTTTTGTCCTCACTGGCACCATATTGTTCTTGCTGGGTACGCAGACTCCCCGTGCGCGAACCATGATGGTCATACTCGTCATGAGCGTGGTGGCGGTCACTACGGCCGTCATTGCCTTACTGGCTCATACCATCGGCCATCTGCCGGCTTTTGAATGGTTGGGTCTCAAGATGCCCATACCAACAGCGGTAGCTTTTATATTGTTAGTTAGCGCATTGCTTACTCATAGCTATCCATCTCTTAAAGCAGCATTTAAACAATTGAGTTTTTTGGGTCACAGTGTAGTTGCTGAAAAAGTTGCTGCAAACATCAACACAACCGGGCGAATGGAAGAGCGTATGCGGCAAATTATCGAGGCTGCACCTAACGGTATTGTGATGATAAACGATGTAGGCATGATAGAAATCGTGAATCGTCAGGCGGAAAAGATCTTTGGTTATGACCGCAGTGAACTGCTTGGGCAACCCATTGAAAACCTGATACCCAAAAATGTCGCTCATCAGCATCCGCACCATCGGGCGGATTTCTTTTCCAACCCTGTTCCCCGCGCCATGGGTGGCGGTCGTGATCTGTTCGCATTGCGCAAAGATGGCAAGGAGTTTCCGGTAGAGATTGGCTTGGCTCCGATAACAACGGACGAGGGTATGAAAGTGCTAGCCTCCGTCGTGGATATCACCGAGCGAAAAAAATCTGCGCAGTTGTTGTTGGCGCACCAGCGGGATCTGGAAAAATCCAATCGCGAACTGGCGCGCATTAATAAAGAGCTGGAAGCGTTTGCTTATGTAGCCTCTCATGATCTTAAATCACCCTTGCGGGGTGTTGCGCAATTATCCAATTGGATTGACGAAGATTTGCTGGCGCAAGAGTATGACAATGTTTCTGATCATACAAAACTCTTGCGCAGTCGTATTATGCGTATGGAAAAATTACTGGATGATATGTTGATTTTTTATCGTGCGGGAAAGATCGATAACAGTCAAAAGGTTGTCGATGTAAAACGCATGGCGATTGAGCTATTTGACATGCAGAATCTCAAACCCGGTTTGCGGCTGGAGGTTGAGGGTGAGTTGCCGATATTTATGACGCTTGCGATACCTTTTGAGCAGGTCTTACGCAATTTATTTTCCAACGCCATCAAGCACCATGACAAAGATGAAGGACTGATTCGCGTCGCTTGTCGGGAGCAGAATAGTGATTATTTTGAGTTCAGTGTATGTGATGACGGCCCAGGAATTCCTGAGCAATATCAGCAGCGGATATTTGGCATGTTTCAAACTCTTAAACCGAGGGATGAATTGGAGGGAAGCGGCATGGGTTTGGCACTGATTAAGAAAATCATCGAAAACTATAGTGGTGAAATCAATGTGCATTCGACAGGGCGGGGCACTTGCTTCACATTTACCTGGCCAAAAAAATGGAGCGTAGCCAATGTCTGATCCCATTTATCCAGAACCTGATATTGAGGCCACCAAAACAGTCAACTTATTGATCGTAGACGATGATGATATTGATGCGATGGCATTAAAGCGTGCTTTGCATAAATTGAAGCTGTTGAATCCACTTTATCGTGCGCGCGATGGCATTGAGGCACTGGAATTATTGCGTACCGGCAAGATCCCCAAGCCTTTTATTGTCCTGCTGGATATTAATATGCCACGCATGAACGGTCTGGAATTTCTGGAAGCATTGCGAGCCGACCCTGAACTAACTCATGCGGTAGTTTTTGTTCTGACCACCTCAAAATCCGATGAGGATATTATGGCCGCCTATCG
It contains:
- a CDS encoding glycosyl hydrolase, whose translation is MKLLTYILAGLFLLGCQADAPSGVTPTTDVQFRVVSLVNQHATPETRSLFAFMREQAKGSIMFGHQHETTQGLTIHSTDGSQSDTFNVVGDFAAVYGWDTLSIITPRQEGDIVEQVKKAYARGGIITVSTHPDNPLTDQQKKPDNWPVGTSWDKTPAVVAALPGGEAHATYVGYLDQVADWANNLRDEKGTLIPVVFRILHENTGSWFWWGAEQSTPEEYKALYRFTVEYLRDTRGVNNFLFAYSPNNFREVTEANYLERYPGDAWVDVLGFDTYGPADDNADWFANVVANAALVVRMAEARGKVAAISEIGIRAPDIEAGKFDNQWYRKLIGGLKADPEARRISFLLVWRNAPEGVPGPDGQPVPHYWVPTNRPENINNGTLADFRAFYADDFTAFNRDISGAYDIPTIAQ
- a CDS encoding response regulator, whose product is MSDPIYPEPDIEATKTVNLLIVDDDDIDAMALKRALHKLKLLNPLYRARDGIEALELLRTGKIPKPFIVLLDINMPRMNGLEFLEALRADPELTHAVVFVLTTSKSDEDIMAAYREHVAGYLLKQRMDSDFMQVISLLDHYWRIIELPVARK
- a CDS encoding ATP-binding protein, which gives rise to MYTQASALKAAFAMRMIAFILLAIAIMVLIAWHDVQRVTGIYLSLRTMAYSTALCFLLSGVALLALSWRRLFTLRTAALFIVAIAVIRLAEIYWFSGLAVNRKMMLLVTDIPPAPVPMAATTAFSFVLTGTILFLLGTQTPRARTMMVILVMSVVAVTTAVIALLAHTIGHLPAFEWLGLKMPIPTAVAFILLVSALLTHSYPSLKAAFKQLSFLGHSVVAEKVAANINTTGRMEERMRQIIEAAPNGIVMINDVGMIEIVNRQAEKIFGYDRSELLGQPIENLIPKNVAHQHPHHRADFFSNPVPRAMGGGRDLFALRKDGKEFPVEIGLAPITTDEGMKVLASVVDITERKKSAQLLLAHQRDLEKSNRELARINKELEAFAYVASHDLKSPLRGVAQLSNWIDEDLLAQEYDNVSDHTKLLRSRIMRMEKLLDDMLIFYRAGKIDNSQKVVDVKRMAIELFDMQNLKPGLRLEVEGELPIFMTLAIPFEQVLRNLFSNAIKHHDKDEGLIRVACREQNSDYFEFSVCDDGPGIPEQYQQRIFGMFQTLKPRDELEGSGMGLALIKKIIENYSGEINVHSTGRGTCFTFTWPKKWSVANV
- a CDS encoding alpha-N-arabinofuranosidase — protein: MKRLKIHLRTLFITTSLLASSVFAASVDLTVKADQPGPVINKNIYGQFAEHLGHGIYEGIWVGEKSRIPNTNGFRKDVVAALKDLQVPLIRWPGGCFADEYHWRDGIGPRNKRPVKVNTNWGGVEETNAFGTHEFFELAEMLDAEVYVNGNLGTGTPQEMAEWLEYMTSDTKSTLAELRRKNGRDKPWRVHYFAIGNEAWGCGGNMRPEYYTDLYKHYASFLKAPKDNTPKFIASGGHSEDTKWAEHLTGNVEPNWSLKMDAVSFHYYTLPKGDWEVKGAAIDFPEADWISTFAQTLRMDEFIRNNKAVMDKNDPEKRVGFYVDEWGTWYDPQPGTNPGFLRQQNTLRDALVAAVNFNIFHAHADRVHMTNIAQMVNVLQAMILTDKEKMVLTPTYHAFHMFIPFQDATSIPVDFKSPTYTLGDKSVPAISASAARGKDGKVYLALVNIDPRSATDVSVALKGVNPSSANGRLLTADAMDAHNTFAKPEAIKPVAYRAEVKNGKVEVNLPPKSVVVLALD